One Setaria italica strain Yugu1 chromosome I, Setaria_italica_v2.0, whole genome shotgun sequence DNA window includes the following coding sequences:
- the LOC101757469 gene encoding protein BONZAI 1, translating into MGNCCSDEAGHSGAHPVGPAAAKAAQAASAAADRFLRSRGAGASTQIELSLSASNLGDQEYFPKINPMVVLYSKRKDGPLEEIGRSEVILNSLNPSWMTKISMQYQFEVLQPLVFQVFDIDPQFHDVSEKMLKLEEQEFLGEATCLLSEVITKRDRLLTLKLGVSEHNLPNPSKFGELTIQAEESAGSKAIMEMVFRCSDLEIKDLLTKSDPFLLISRISDSGMPVPICKTEVRKNDLNPRWKPVILNLQQIGSKENPLIIECFNFSSNGKHDLVGKIVKSVAELENMYHRQNGENFFVPASNAHECHSKEVLKSQLYVEKYVESNRHTFLDYISAGCQLNFMVGVDFTASNGNPRLPDSLHYIDPSGRPNVYQKAILEIGDVLQYYDPAKRFPSWGFGARPIDGPVSHCFNLNGSTYQPEVDGIQGIMSAYISALRNVSLAGPTLFGHLISTAMTIASQSLADNQQKYFILLIVTDGVVTDFQETIDAIIRASDFPMSIIVIGVGGADFKEMEFLDPNKGEKLESSTGRVASRDMIQFAPMKDAHGSGVSTVQSLLAEIPGQFMTYMRTREIQTVS; encoded by the exons ATGGGGAACTGCTGCTCCGACGAGGCGGGCCATAGCGGCGCCCACCccgtcggccccgccgccgccaaagcCGCCcaggccgcctccgccgcggccgatcgcttcctccgctcccGCGGCGCTGGCGCGTCCACGCAGATCGAG TTATCTCTCTCTGCATCAAATTTGGGCGATCAAGAATATTTTCCCAAG ATTAACCCCATGGTGGTTCTGTATTCCAAAAGGAAAGATGGACCACTTGAAGAAATTGGGCGTAGTGAAGTAATTTTAAATTCTTTGAACCCATCTTGGATGACAAAAATCAGTATGCAGTACCAGTTTGAGGTTCTTCAGCCATTGGT TTTTCAGGTTTTTGACATTGACCCACAGTTCCATGATGTCAGTGAAAAG ATGCTTAAGCTGGAGGAGCAAGAGTTTCTTGGAGAGGCTACCTGTCTTTTGTCAGAG GTTATCACCAAGCGGGACAGGCTGTTGACTTTAAAGCTTGGTGTTTCTGAACACAACTTGCCAAATCCTAGCAAATTTGGTGAGCTAACCATTCAGGCTGAAGAAAGTGCAGGTTCAAAAGCAATCATGGAGATGGTATTCCGCTGTTCGGATCTTGAAATCAAGGATCTTCTCACAAAGAGT GATCCTTTCTTGCTAATATCTAGAATATCAGATAGTGGAATGCCCGTTCCAATTTGCAAGACAGAAGTAAGAAAGAATGATCTCAATCCTAGGTGGAAGCCAGTGATTCTGAATCTCCAACAGATTGGAAGTAAG GAGAACCCTCTAATTATAGAGTGCTTTAACTTCAGTAGCAATGGCAAACATGACCTAGTCGG CAAGATAGTCAAATCAGTTGCAGAATTGGAAAACATGTACCATAGGCAGAATGGTGAAAATTTCTTTGTTCCTGCCAGCAATGCACATGAATGTCACAGTAAGGAG GTATTGAAGAGTCAGTTATATGTGGAAAAATATGTCGAGAGCAATCGACATACTTTTCTAGATTATATTTCTGCTGGGTGCCAGTTGAATTTTATGGTAGGTGTAGATTTCACAG CTTCAAATGGAAACCCACGGCTTCCAGATTCCTTGCATTACATTGATCCCTCAGGTCGGCCAAATGTATATCAGAAG GCAATACTGGAAATTGGTGATGTTCTACAGTACTATGACCCAGCTAAACGTTTCCCCTCTTGGGGCTTTGGAGCAAGACCTATCGATGGTCCTGTTTCCCATTGTTTCAACTTGAATGGCAGCACCTATCAACCTGAG GTTGACGGAATACAAGGAATTATGTCAGCTTATATCAGTGCACTTCGTAATGTATCACTGGCTGGCCCTACTCTCTTTGGTCATTTGATCAGCACTGCTATGACAATAGCTAGCCAATCTCTTGCTGACAATCAACAGAAATACTTTATTTTGTTAATAGTCACT GATGGTGTGGTGACTGATTTTCAAGAGACTATTGATGCAATCATAAGGGCATCAGATTTTCCTATGTCTATCATTGTTATTGGAGTGGGAGGGGCTGATTTCAAGGAAATGGAG TTTCTAGATCCAAATAAAGGAGAGAAACTGGAAAGCTCAACCGGAAGGGTTGCATCAAGGGATATGATACAGTTCGCCC